A single window of Malus sylvestris chromosome 5, drMalSylv7.2, whole genome shotgun sequence DNA harbors:
- the LOC126624804 gene encoding uncharacterized protein LOC126624804, with translation MGCCLSTTDAGKSSAFGPQKHRHSLAGTEESRSDAARESRAPPPIDEETVKEVLSETPKPKHPQQSSPPPLFKHEPVQDRDQGKKAASEEEELPVFVSLKTKIDPEKIEQKVPICNNNDGGGEASELSEICSLSESMSGTTVTRDDDEEVHQRFVNRSPVKFGQNRDSSMGQRRDQVVGKSPSRITASSPGRRYGPNGAGSVRLVQSREPSPSKQPMSRRGSRPESNRREPGESSGRRSRSPATRVTDGGGVNRANVGRSPSARKSGKYPGRTTIGPIESSSSCPIRRVAEEPINEGNWPANESLDNPHVSLECFIFL, from the coding sequence atgggtTGCTGTTTGAGTACCACAGACGCCGGAAAGTCCTCCGCTTTCGGTCCTCAGAAGCACCGCCATTCGTTGGCGGGAACTGAAGAGTCAAGATCTGACGCAGCCCGGGAGAGCAGAGCGCCGCCGCCAATAGACGAAGAGACAGTGAAAGAAGTGCTTTCGGAGACACCGAAACCCAAACATCCACAGCAGTCTTCGCCGCCGCCGCTATTCAAACACGAGCCAGTACAAGATCGAGATCAAGGAAAAAAAGCAGCTTCCGAGGAAGAAGAGTTACCAGTTTTCGTTTCTTTGAAAACTAAAATCGACCCGGAAAAGATTGAGCAGAAAGTACCCATTTGCAACAACAATGACGGCGGCGGAGAGGCCTCGGAGTTGTCGGAGATTTGCAGCCTGAGCGAGAGCATGTCGGGCACCACCGTCACCAGAGACGACGACGAAGAGGTTCATCAGAGGTTCGTCAACAGGTCGCCGGTGAAATTTGGACAAAACCGGGACTCTTCAATGGGTCAAAGGAGAGACCAGGTCGTGGGTAAGTCTCCGTCTCGGATAACCGCATCCTCTCCTGGTCGGAGATATGGGCCAAATGGGGCTGGTTCAGTGAGGTTGGTTCAGAGCAGAGAACCAAGCCCGAGTAAGCAGCCAATGTCCAGGCGTGGGTCGAGACCCGAGTCAAACCGTCGCGAACCAGGTGAGAGTTCGGGTCGTAGGTCAAGGTCACCGGCCACGAGGGTTACAGATGGCGGTGGGGTTAATAGAGCCAATGTGGGTCGGAGCCCCTCCGCCAGGAAATCCGGAAAGTATCCTGGTCGAACCACAATTGGCCCAATTGAGAGTTCGAGTTCTTGTCCGATCCGGAGAGTGGCGGAGGAGCCCATCAACGAGGGTAACTGGCCCGCAAATGAGTCCCTCGACAACCCACATGTTTCCTTGGAGTGCTTTATTTTCCTATGA
- the LOC126624794 gene encoding protein STRUBBELIG-RECEPTOR FAMILY 3-like — protein sequence MVRVRWEVRMQLLIGLMLILTVPASVALTDPQDVIAMNSLFVALGCPPLPGWLLVGGDPCGDNWQGVACVFSSITSLKLNGANLGGQLGDSLALFGSIIEIDFGSNHIGGSIPKSFPPTVRNVSLSNNQFIGSIPGSLSSSAQLLELSLDNNHLSGEIPDAFQPLTVLNRLDLSGNNLSGQLCPSLMNLSSLSTLHLQNNSLVGTLDVLQDLPLQDLNIENNLFSGPIPPKLLGIPNFRKDGNPFNTTIIPSALPPAPSFVAGAPTSYEHPWQQANGPSSPAMLSTARSRNFFTAKTVTWIAVGGILVVIVLVFCLLVRCFKGRRQSKEEKKHGISTYKIPRVNKKYSESPLQEGVQMEKVPKEAVMKPLDNYGVDSNRVVVIPKPQKETKTETKSFAESSMYKKDHSIDMTDDDEFLPRPPPPPFFLANNGTSNSVGPARVTTSRHPLKSPDLSSVQVFTVGSLQQYTNSFSEENFIGAGMLGSVYRAALPDQKILAVKKLDSTASTQLSDEEFLDLVSNISKAKHANIVKLVGYSAEHGQRLLVYEYCTNGTLHDALHTDDEIHHKLTWSVRIRVALGAARALECLHEACQPPVVHHNFKSANLLLDEELEVHVSDCGLAPLILSPSMSGHLLTAYGSAAPEFDSGSYTHQSDVYSFGVVMLELLTGRKAYDRSRPRGEQYLVRWAVPKLHDIDALSRMVDPSLNGAYTMKSLSRFADIISSCVQREPEFRPRISEIVQELLQMV from the exons ATGGTTCGTGTGCGGTGGGAGGTCCGCATGCAGTTGTTGATTGGGTTGATGCTGATTCTCACTGTGCCAGCTTCGGTTGCACTGACTGACCCACAAGATG TTATCGCCATGAATAGTTTATTTGTAGCATTAGGCTGCCCGCCTCTTCCAGGGTGGCTTCTTGTTGGAGGAGACCCGTGTGGGGATAACTGGCAAGGTGTTGCCTGCGTCTTCTCAAGCATAACATCATT AAAGCTTAATGGAGCCAACTTGGGAGGACAGCTTGGTGATAGCTTGGCACTCTTCGGGTCCATCATAGAAAT AGATTTTGGCAGTAACCATATTGGAGGGAGTATTCCAAAATCTTTTCCCCCGACTGTCAGGAACGT TTCACTATCCAATAATCAGTTCATTGGAAGCATCCCGGGCAGTTTGTCATCTTCAGCTCAGTTGTTGGAATT GTCGTTAGATAATAACCATCTCAGTGGAGAAATACCAGATGCCTTTCAACCGCTTACCGTTTTGAATAGATT GGATCTGTCTGGCAATAATTTAAGTGGTCAACTGTGCCCCTCACTGATGAATTTGTCATCTCTTTCCACATT GCACTTACAGAACAATAGCCTGGTTGGAACCCTTGATGTGTTACAGGATCTTCCCCTGCAGGATCT GAACATTGAAAACAATTTATTCTCTGGGCCAATACCTCCAAAGTTGCTTGGCATTCCGAATTTCAG AAAAGATGGAAATCCTTTCAATACTACTATTATCCCATCAGCTCTACCGCCAGCACCTTCATTCGTAGCCGGGGCACCTACTTCTTATGAACATCCTTGGCAACAGGCTAATGGACCTTCTTCGCCAGCAATGCTAAGTACTGCAAGAAGTAGGAATTTTTTTACCGCCAAGACAGTGACTTGGATTGCTGTTGGGGGGATTCTAGTAGTTATTGTACTAGTTTTTTGCCTTCTAGTGAGATGTTTCAAAGGGAGGAGACAGAGCAAGGAAGAAAAGAAGCATGGGATTAGTACATATAAGATCCCTAGAGTGAATAAGAAATACAGTGAATCGCCACTTCAGGAAGGTGTTCAAATGGAGAAAG TCCCAAAAGAGGCAGTTATGAAACCACTGGATAACTATGGAGTGGACAGCAACAGAGTGGTTGTAATTCCAAAGccacaaaaagaaacaaagacaGAGACAAAAAGTTTTGCAGAAAGTTCGATGTATAAGAAGGATCATTCAATTGACATGACAGACGATGATGAATTTTTGCCCCGACCACCCCCTCCCCCATTTTTCCTTGCCAACAACGGTACCTCAAATTCAGTTGGGCCTGCTAGAGTAACTACAAGCAGGCATCCATTGAAGTCTCCAGACCTAAGCTCTGTACAAGTGTTTACCGTTGGATCACTTCAGCAGTATACCAATAGCTTCTCTGAAGAAAATTTTATTGGAGCAGGCATGCTTGGCAGTGTTTATAGGGCTGCGCTTCCTGACCAAAAG ATTTTGGCGGTCAAGAAACTGGACAGTACAGCATCTACACAGCTGAGTGATGAGGAATTTCTTGATTTAGTATCTAATATCTCTAAGGCAAAACATGCTAATATTGTGAAACTAGTGGGTTACTCTGCTGAGCATGGCCAACGACTACTTGTGTATGAGTATTGTACAAATGGGACTCTCCATGATGCTCTGCATACTGATGATGAAATTCATCACAAGCTCACATGGAGTGTGCGCATCCGCGTTGCACTTGGAGCTGCAAGAGCTCTCGA GTGTTTGCATGAGGCCTGTCAACCACCTGTTGTGCACCATAATTTCAAGTCTGCCAATCTTCTCCTTGATGAAGAGCTTGAAGTACATGTCTCGGACTGCGGTTTAGCTCCTCTGATATTGTCTCCCTCA ATGTCCGGGCACCTCCTCACTGCGTATGGTTCTGCTGCCCCGGAATTTGACTCAGGAAGTTATACTCACCAAAGTGATGTCTACAGCTTTGGGGTTGTAATGTTAGAGCTCCTTACAGGGAGGAAGGCCTATGACAG GTCACGGCCTCGGGGGGAGCAATATTTGGTTAGATGGGCAGTTCCAAAGCTTCATGACATTGATGCATTATCAAGGATGGTTGATCCCTCTCTAAATGGAGCATATACAATGAAGTCTTTATCCCGTTTTGC